The following proteins come from a genomic window of Pseudomonas putida:
- a CDS encoding ATP-binding cassette domain-containing protein, translated as MPPSPTTPSGFIRVRGAREHNLKNIDVDIPRDALVVFTGVSGSGKSSLAFSTLYAEAQRRYFESVAPYARRLIDQVGVPDVDAIDGLPPAVALQQQRGTPSARSSVGSVTTLSSSIRMLYSRAGHYPAGQAMLYAEDFSPNTPQGACPQCHGLGRVYEVTEATMVPDPSLTIRERAVAAWPMAWQGQNLRDILVTLGYDVDIPWRDLPQAQRDWILFTEETPTAPVYAGLTPAQTREALKRKLEPSYQGTFMGARRYVLHTFMHSQSAQMRKRVAQYMRPSPCPLCQGKRLKREALAVTFAGLDIAELSHLSLQALAEVFRKVAAADYLTQQQDELTLEKRLAAQRIANELLERIDTLLDLGLGYLALERSTPTLSSGELQRLRLATQLNSQLFGVVYVLDEPSAGLHPADSEALFEALQRLKQAGNSVYVVEHDLDTMHRADWLVDVGPAAGEHGGTILYSGPPAGLAEVQQSCTRTYLFSAPAQATRAPRQARDWLKLEGITRNNLDNLSAAFPLGCFTAVTGISGSGKSSLVSQALLELVGAHLGHAEQRSEPEAQSLEDEPEQTSSGHVSAGLGSIKRLVQVDQKPIGRTPRSNLATYTGLFDHVRKLFAATEQAKAQGFDAGRFSFNVAKGRCANCEGEGFVSVELLFMPSVYAPCPTCQGARYNPETLAVSWQGMNIAQVLQLTVDQALQVFAEQPPARRCLQVLQDIGLGYLRLGQPATELSGGEAQRIKLATELQRMARGATLYVLDEPTNGLHPQDIDRLLVQLNRLVESGHSVVVVEHDMRVVAQSDWVIDIGPGAGDAGGKVVVSGTPQVVAACTDSRTAAFLAKAL; from the coding sequence ATGCCACCAAGCCCAACCACCCCAAGCGGTTTCATCCGCGTCCGTGGCGCCCGCGAGCACAACCTGAAGAACATTGATGTCGATATCCCCCGCGATGCCTTGGTGGTGTTCACCGGCGTGTCCGGCTCGGGCAAGTCCTCGTTGGCGTTCTCCACGCTGTATGCCGAAGCCCAGCGTCGCTATTTCGAATCGGTGGCGCCCTATGCCCGGCGCCTGATCGACCAGGTTGGCGTGCCGGATGTCGATGCCATCGATGGCTTGCCGCCGGCGGTGGCCCTGCAGCAGCAACGCGGCACGCCGAGTGCACGCTCCTCGGTGGGTAGCGTGACCACCTTGTCCAGTTCGATCCGCATGCTTTACTCCCGCGCAGGCCATTACCCGGCCGGGCAAGCGATGCTGTACGCCGAAGACTTTTCTCCGAACACGCCCCAGGGCGCTTGCCCGCAATGCCATGGCCTGGGGCGTGTCTACGAGGTGACCGAAGCGACCATGGTCCCCGACCCTTCGCTGACCATCCGTGAGCGTGCGGTAGCAGCGTGGCCAATGGCCTGGCAAGGGCAAAACCTGCGCGACATCCTGGTCACGCTGGGCTATGACGTCGATATCCCTTGGCGCGACCTGCCCCAGGCACAGCGCGACTGGATCCTGTTCACTGAAGAGACGCCCACCGCCCCCGTGTATGCCGGCCTGACCCCGGCGCAGACCCGCGAAGCCCTCAAGCGCAAACTGGAGCCCAGCTATCAAGGCACGTTCATGGGTGCCCGACGTTACGTGCTGCATACCTTCATGCACTCGCAGAGCGCGCAGATGCGCAAGCGTGTGGCCCAGTACATGCGCCCCAGCCCTTGCCCGCTGTGCCAAGGCAAACGCCTGAAGCGCGAAGCGCTGGCCGTGACCTTCGCCGGGCTGGACATCGCCGAACTGTCGCACCTGTCGTTGCAGGCGCTGGCCGAGGTGTTCCGCAAGGTGGCGGCAGCTGACTACCTGACCCAGCAGCAGGACGAACTGACACTGGAAAAACGCCTGGCGGCCCAACGCATCGCCAACGAGCTGCTCGAACGCATTGACACGCTGCTTGACCTCGGCCTTGGTTACCTGGCCCTGGAGCGCAGCACCCCAACCTTGTCTTCCGGTGAACTGCAACGCCTGCGCCTGGCCACGCAGCTGAATTCGCAGCTGTTCGGGGTGGTCTACGTGCTCGACGAGCCGTCGGCCGGCTTGCACCCGGCTGACAGTGAAGCGCTGTTCGAAGCCTTGCAGCGCCTGAAACAGGCTGGCAACTCGGTGTATGTGGTGGAGCATGACCTGGACACCATGCACCGCGCCGACTGGCTGGTGGATGTAGGGCCAGCTGCCGGCGAGCACGGCGGCACCATCCTCTACAGCGGGCCGCCTGCCGGCCTGGCCGAGGTCCAGCAGTCATGCACCCGCACCTACCTGTTCAGTGCCCCGGCCCAGGCCACACGCGCCCCCCGCCAGGCCCGCGACTGGCTGAAGCTCGAAGGCATCACCCGCAATAACCTCGATAACCTGAGCGCTGCATTCCCGCTGGGCTGCTTTACCGCCGTTACCGGTATTTCCGGCTCGGGTAAATCCAGCCTGGTCAGCCAGGCCCTGCTGGAACTGGTAGGGGCACACCTGGGCCATGCCGAGCAACGTAGCGAGCCCGAAGCGCAAAGCCTGGAAGATGAACCTGAACAGACCAGCAGCGGCCACGTAAGCGCCGGGCTTGGCAGCATCAAGCGGCTGGTGCAAGTTGACCAGAAGCCGATCGGCCGCACGCCGCGCTCCAACCTGGCCACCTACACTGGCCTGTTCGACCACGTGCGCAAACTGTTCGCGGCTACCGAGCAGGCCAAGGCACAGGGCTTCGACGCCGGGCGCTTTTCGTTCAACGTTGCCAAGGGCCGGTGCGCCAACTGCGAGGGTGAGGGTTTCGTCAGCGTCGAGCTGCTGTTCATGCCCAGCGTGTATGCGCCCTGCCCGACCTGCCAGGGTGCCCGCTACAACCCCGAAACCCTGGCGGTGAGCTGGCAAGGCATGAACATCGCGCAAGTGCTGCAGTTGACCGTCGACCAGGCCCTGCAGGTTTTTGCCGAACAACCGCCTGCACGCCGTTGCCTGCAAGTGCTACAGGATATCGGCCTGGGCTACTTGCGTCTGGGCCAGCCAGCCACCGAGCTGTCCGGTGGCGAAGCGCAGCGCATCAAGCTGGCGACCGAACTGCAGCGCATGGCCCGCGGGGCAACCCTGTATGTGCTAGATGAACCCACCAACGGCTTGCACCCGCAGGACATCGACCGGCTGCTGGTACAGCTGAACCGCCTGGTAGAAAGCGGGCATAGCGTGGTGGTGGTCGAGCATGACATGCGAGTGGTGGCGCAGAGCGACTGGGTGATCGATATCGGGCCGGGGGCTGGCGATGCCGGGGGCAAGGTGGTGGTCAGTGGCACGCCGCAGGTGGTGGCGGCATGTACCGACAGCCGCACGGCGGCGTTCCTGGCCAAGGCCTTGTGA
- a CDS encoding AEC family transporter translates to MFASLFAVLAPVFIVAGIGFAWARKGLDYPTDFIARVVMTVGTPSLVLSTLSRTELNPNAFTSMAVACLLCTLGMALAALLVCRASGMHWRVLLPAFMFPNTGNMGLPISLYAFGEHGLALAVAFFLTLSIVQFTIGMAISGTAASLKALLRNPIVISLAGAMPIIFLDFELPRWLANTVDLLGGMTIPLMLLTLGVSLASIRLRHVGSGMLLGGLRIGLGAAVGWAVGAVLDMDSLERAVLVVQSAMPVAVFNYLMAVRANREPEQVANLVMCSTVLSFAWLPVVLAWWM, encoded by the coding sequence ATGTTCGCGTCGCTGTTCGCAGTCCTGGCTCCGGTTTTCATCGTCGCCGGAATTGGCTTTGCCTGGGCCCGCAAGGGCCTGGATTACCCCACCGATTTCATCGCCCGGGTGGTGATGACCGTCGGCACACCTTCGCTGGTGCTGTCCACCCTCAGTCGTACCGAGCTGAACCCGAATGCCTTTACCAGCATGGCCGTGGCCTGCTTGCTGTGCACCTTGGGGATGGCCTTGGCCGCTTTGCTGGTGTGTCGCGCGTCGGGCATGCACTGGCGGGTACTGCTACCGGCGTTCATGTTCCCTAATACAGGCAACATGGGCCTGCCGATCAGTCTGTATGCCTTCGGTGAGCATGGCCTGGCCCTGGCTGTGGCGTTTTTCCTGACCCTGTCCATCGTGCAGTTCACCATCGGCATGGCCATTTCCGGCACGGCGGCTTCGCTCAAGGCGCTGCTGCGCAACCCTATCGTCATCAGCCTGGCCGGCGCCATGCCCATCATCTTTCTCGATTTCGAACTGCCGCGTTGGCTGGCCAACACCGTAGACCTGCTGGGCGGCATGACCATCCCGCTCATGCTGCTGACCTTGGGGGTATCACTGGCCAGCATTCGCCTGCGTCACGTGGGCAGCGGCATGTTGCTGGGCGGTTTGCGCATTGGCCTGGGCGCTGCGGTGGGCTGGGCAGTGGGCGCGGTATTGGATATGGACAGCCTGGAGCGTGCGGTGCTGGTGGTGCAGTCGGCGATGCCGGTGGCCGTGTTCAACTACCTGATGGCGGTGCGGGCCAACCGTGAGCCAGAGCAGGTGGCGAACCTGGTGATGTGTTCTACGGTGCTGTCGTTTGCCTGGTTGCCGGTGGTGCTGGCCTGGTGGATGTAG